The Thermoproteales archaeon genome includes a window with the following:
- a CDS encoding sugar phosphate isomerase/epimerase: protein MFKKAMVVAPPSAEFEAVIREPLEKALSILWKIGFDGVEISLLNPKNMPAKQLEKLLDNYNLEIPAFSTGLNYIHYRYSLSHPNVEKRKAAISRLKEFINLAEPLEAGVIVGLMRGKVEPEFEKEKAYNLMLESLREVCNYAEARKVKILFEPLNRYETELVNTVDEAIKLVDQLGTGALYLLLDTFHMNIEEPSIEQSIKKAGELIGHIHVADSNRYAPGLGHINFVEVLKALKEVGYSGYLSAEIIVKPDLETAAKITKKTLEKVEKIVFRSS, encoded by the coding sequence ATGTTCAAAAAAGCTATGGTTGTCGCTCCTCCATCGGCGGAATTTGAAGCTGTAATACGTGAGCCTCTTGAAAAGGCTCTTTCCATTCTTTGGAAGATAGGATTTGATGGTGTAGAAATATCATTGCTAAATCCCAAAAATATGCCCGCTAAGCAGCTAGAAAAGCTGCTCGACAACTACAATCTCGAAATACCAGCATTCAGTACTGGACTAAACTATATCCACTATAGATATAGTTTATCCCATCCAAATGTTGAAAAACGTAAAGCAGCTATCTCGAGATTAAAGGAGTTTATTAATCTAGCAGAGCCATTAGAAGCTGGTGTAATTGTGGGATTAATGAGAGGGAAGGTAGAACCCGAATTTGAAAAGGAGAAGGCGTATAACTTGATGTTAGAAAGCTTAAGAGAAGTATGTAACTATGCAGAAGCTAGAAAAGTAAAGATACTATTCGAGCCTTTAAATAGGTATGAGACCGAACTTGTAAACACAGTTGATGAAGCTATCAAGCTGGTTGATCAATTAGGCACTGGCGCACTATATCTTCTTTTGGATACTTTCCATATGAACATAGAAGAGCCGAGTATTGAGCAATCTATTAAAAAAGCAGGAGAGTTGATTGGTCATATTCACGTAGCCGATAGTAACAGATATGCGCCAGGTCTGGGGCATATAAACTTTGTAGAAGTTCTTAAAGCCTTAAAGGAAGTTGGATATAGTGGTTATTTATCGGCAGAAATTATAGTAAAACCAGACTTAGAAACCGCGGCTAAAATAACAAAAAAAACATTAGAAAAAGTGGAAAAAATAGTTTTCAGATCATCTTAA